The Gopherus evgoodei ecotype Sinaloan lineage chromosome 4, rGopEvg1_v1.p, whole genome shotgun sequence nucleotide sequence TACAGGAAATACCTTTCCTGACACATCCTTGGATTCCATTTGCCTTTTGCACAGCCATATAACCTTGGTGGCTCActgtcatcctgtgatcagctcGTACGGGcaggtctttctcctctgttctttccaaCTGATGAGCACCCAATTTAGAGCAGAAATTCTTCTTCTTAAGACATTACTAATGTGAGGGGAGTGGCAAGAAGGGGGTAAGCTAGGGGGTGGACATGGGGATTGCAACTCAGGGATTCATGGAGCTAGTGAAAGCCAGTGCAACCACTTGGCCCCTTCTCTGCTCTAGACTCTCAGGCTCAGGCATGGCCCCCTTGCCCACTGGGCACAGGCGTAGCTGGGTCTTGCCTGGCTGTTGAGTATGTCCAAGTCTGTAGTGGACAGGAATAGCACATGAGCCCTCTAGCAGCATTCACGAGAACCCATCCAGAGCAGCAGTGGACACATAGCCATGCCTGGCTTACCCAGGTGTTTCTGTCCTGTAAAGAAGCAAGATGCAACCAAGCCCCCTGATAAGCGGCAAGGCCTCCCAGTACCAACAGGACACTGTGCCCCCTTGGGGACCCTGTCTGCATTGGGAGAAGCTGGCCAGAGAGGGACCCCAGAGCAGAGGGGATGCTCTGAGCAGGATACTGGCTCCATTCTCTCCCTCAGGCAGCTGATGCACCAGTAAAGGCCCAGCCAGAGTGACATGCACAATGAAGGGAGCCAGGGGGCTGGTTGGTTTCTCCTTTTTATTTCATGGTTCCTGCTGCACAGAGGCCCTCATCTGGCCCCTGTGGGTGCCAGGAGGAGCCGCTCAACGCAGCTGTTCCCTTTCCAACCTTTGGAGttgagttaaaaaaacaaaacgcaCCTTTTGCCCTCCCCATTCTAGAGCTGCAgagatataaataaaataaattaaacaggCAGGAGAGGACATGGCAGCTACGCACAGGAGGTTTGGGAGGCGAAACACAGGACCGAAAATGATTGGCCCTGCTTCTATTTGAGTGTCACATTCCATCTCTCCCACCAATGTAGCATCCCCATCCTAGTCATCAGGTTTCTGGCCCTGCCCCATCACCTCTAGCCCCACTCCCTTCATTACCCTCACGGGCTAACAGGAcacagtcagagagagagaaagagaaagagtgtGTATGTGGTGTTACACCCAGTTTCAGAATCCCACTAATTCCACCAACATGAATTAAGAGTCCAGTTGGAAACTGCGTTCTCTACAGCAGAGGGTTCTCTTTAGCCTCTGCCACTCTGTTGCTGCTCCTCTCCGCCgttccctcattcttctctttcctcctaGCCGTACAAAACTTTCCTCCACCAGGCAGGGGGAACAgaataaccatttaaaaaaaacaaaacagaagagttAAATTAAATAAGACCCAAGAGGCAGCAGGACAGAGCCCTGGGAAAGGCAGAGGGTGTCTCGTCAAgtccagtcctgccccctgcaaGACAGGGAGTGGGGAATGGGACGGGTACCCCCCTCAAGGTTAAAAATACAACAGCAAAGCCAGGGCACTGGGGAGCCTCTGGGAGTCTTGGGGGAGGCTAGGTTCAGGGCCCCCTGCTGGTAGGCTGGGCATTACTTCTCCGTCAGGGAGAGCTGGAGGATGCGCTGCAGCTCCTCATCCTCCTCACGCCGCCGGCGCTCCTGCTCCTCCTGCTCCCGCGACGACAGCTCCATGGCCAGGCGCAGCTGCTCGTCGAAGCTGGggtaggctgggggaggcagggccgAGGAGGAGGAGCCATTGGTGCTGGGGGCCAGGCTGTCCTCAGGAGGGATGATGCTGTTGTCGCTGTTGCCTCCGTCACCAGACTCAGTTGCAGCCAGGCCTTGCCCCGACTGCAGGAACATACTCTCCTGGATGGCGCTGTGGGAGAGAAATGTGGGTCAGCAACTGCCCTCACAGTCCCACCCCCCAAGACCTGCCTCTCCCTCAcagctgtgccccttcttcacaactccaccccccacccatcAGCACCTGACTCTCACAGCCCCAACCTCCACCAACCAGCCCCTCCCTCACAGCCTTGCCCCCCACTGACCAGCACCTCTCTCTCACAGGCCCATCCCCTCACCAACCAGCACCTGCctctcacagccccacccccaccacctgcCTCTCACCACCTCACAGCTCCACCCCCACTGACTAGCCCCTGCCTCACCCTGCCAGCCCAGAGAATGGCTATGTGGGAGGCCAAGGAAGGAAGGGGTTTGCTGCCCGTGGAGGTCCTGGCACAAAGCTCATCCCACCCCAGAACTCACCGCTCCAGCTGCAACTCCTCGTCATAGGAAGGGGGGTTGGAGCCTGGGCGTGTGTTGGTTAGCGCCTCCCATATAGTGACCTGCAGTCCAGGACACCAATCAGCATATGGGAATATTCCCCTCCCTTGCTCAATCAGAGACCCCAAATCCCACACCCCTGAACCAGCCAGATAGCTCCCTACCTCAACCAGACAGGAACAGAAGTAGGGAGCTGGCATGCCCTAGAGGGggaaggccccatgtcccattccctgcccccgagCCCACCAGTCCCCTGCACCCTGGGGCCGGATCGGAGCTGGTGCCCTGAGAGGAGAAAGGCCGTGCATGGATCTCACCTGGTCGGTCTCGGTGCCAGCGTCAAGTAGGCTCTGCTGGATGGCAAACTGCAGCAGGTCATCATCCTCGTCCCGCATGGGCTCATTGCGGCCAGCACCCAGCATAGCGTAGCCCTGGGGCACCTCGAACACTATCGAGTCCACCTCGCAGGGGAACGGGaacactggggagagggggacggGGTGAGAGTGGCCCATACCCCACTGGGATCACAGACACACTGCTCCACCTGTAGGAGTTTGCCCCTCTCAGAGAGAGACCCACCCCCCACACATGGCCTTGGCCCTCTACCCCATGGAGACTGGGGTCAATAGGGGTCACTGGGGGGTTTGCAGTGGGATGCCTGGTGTGCACAGCCACCCCACCCCTTGCAGGTACCCCTACCTTTGGGGCTGGGGGGCgcctctgcccctgcagctggcTCTCTGGCGTcccctggggaggagctgggggcagggccacagaccCGCACGGAGCTCAGCGACTCATCGCACCCACACAGGTTGCTGAAGGTGATTCGTGCATTAAGCACATGGAAGAGGGGGATCTCTGGTGTGTGTGAACATAAGAGCGTGAGACACTGGGAGCAACAGATGGTACAGCCCCCAGGCATGCCCCTCACCCATCAGCCACCCTGGCCCAGCTGCCCTCGGCCCCAAGCCACACCTCCCGAGCTCccccatcctgcccggcccccagCCACTCTGGCCCAGCTCACCACAGCCCCCAGCCACCCCTCTCTCTCATGATCCCTGCCgcctctccccagctcccccatcctccccagccacccctccccctcatgATCTCTgccactcctccccatccctcagacccccccccagTTCCCCCATCCTCCCTGGCCCCCAGCCTCCACCCCCCTCAGGATCCCTGCCACCCCTCTCCAGGTCCTCCAGCCACCCCGGCCCAGCTCCTCACAACCCCCAGCCACTTCTCCCCTTCATGATCCCAGCCACACCTCCTCTACCCCTCAGACCCTCCTCCCCAGCTTCCTCATCCTTGCTGGCCCCCAGACTCCCTCCTCCTCATgatccctgctgcccctcccctgccccataaccgccactccccccagctcccccatcctccctggcccccagccaccccagcccagatccccacAGTCCTCAGCCACCCCTCCCTGTCATGATCCTTGCCCATCATCCCAGCCACCCTTCTCCATGATCCTTGCCACACttcccaactcccctgcccccagtccctACCACCCAACTCCAACTCCCCCTCACTCTGGGGGACCCCTGCCAACCTTCATACCTCCACAACTGGCCCTCATTtctcccagctcccccaacccctcAATTCCCACATCTCCAGCCACCTCTGTGCCCCTCAGACTCCCCAGATCCCAGCCATTTCTTCCCCTCCACCCGTCCCCTGCCCACCCTCTATCGCTCTGCAAATTGAGCCAGGCCACCCCCTCTCAGATCTGCCCCACTCACCGATTTTGACAGGGAAGCCGGGTGGCAGCTTGAGGGTGATGAAATCGCGCAGCTTGGCGAAGTGGGCGTTACTGATGGCCATGAGGTCAATGATGGGCGTAACCTGCTCCACCAGTGACAGGGGGTGATCCTCGCACAGCCAAAGCGTGGCCTTGAACCTGTCATGGTCGGGAGAGCATCACAgccagctgccccagccccaattCCTGCACGGCACTGGCTATGCAAAGCAAGGGACCAGGGCTGGCACCCTTTAGGGGCAAGCACTCTACACTGCTGTTCCAGaagcctgggtcccattccctgtcctggTCTCTCCCGCACTctgagggctgggagctgcaggaacttCTAAGGTTGAACTCACTGCCCTGCCATCCCAgacacctgggtcccattctctggcAGAGGGGAGCTAGAATTAGGGTGGATTTTCCACGCCATGCAGTATTCTCCCTCTCTGCTGCCatcccagacccccacccccaacgcCCACCTCACCTTTGCACCTTGCTGGACATCTCAATAGGGCGGCCAATGTTGCGGGCCTCCAGGTTGAAGCTGGGGTCGAAGTACTCCTCGGGGGTGATGGCCGTAGGGTTGGTGAGGGTGGCGGACTGCAGCACAGGGGCCTGGAGGGGGCAGGCATGGGGAAGGGGAGTCAGATCCCCCATTCACAGGCTCTCTGGCTGGGCCCCTTGTGCCGAATTCCCTTTCACTTGCTGTAGTCCCCCCACCCTTCACCCTCAAACAGCCCCATCCCCAGATTCTACCATCATGGCTGGGAACTTGAcacttctgccctgacccccgccACACCAGGCGTGCGTCTCGAGTCCCCAGAGCAGGAGGGGGGCCCGTCACTCACCCCGTTGTGGGAGGCATGCTGCTGGGCAATCCCCAGGAAGGACTGGAAGGGCGTCTTGGACCCTATGGGGTGGGGGCAAGTAGGTTAAACTCAAAGACCCACTGGAGTGTATGAatcttcaccaccaccacctctccccAAGGAAACAGCTACCACGCTCATTCTGTGCCCTGGGGAACCTACTCTGGTAGGGccagttcccccacccccagcaatcAGGTCTGATGTGGGTGTGGATACAGAACGTTCAGCATCAGGGGGCAGCTTAAACGAgggctcaggggagcagggcttGAGACATGATAGACAGGAGGAGAGGCGAGCTGTTGTCAGTGGGTTGGGACTGGAGGGGAGGGATCGGTGTGGTGCTGTGACTGaaaggccagggggtggggtgctgtgATTGGAAGGCTGGGGCAGGTCTGTCACAAGGGGAAGTAGGGGGGCACTGTGGGTGGGCATGTCAGAGCGGGAGGATTGGGGTGCTGTGATTGGATGTTCAGAGTGGGTATATCAGAGGGAGAGGGGGCAGTCTGAAAAGAGGGCTGGGGCCGGACCTCGCGCCAGGATGGACAGTCGCGGGGGAAAGGGTGATGTACTAGGGTGGCAAAGTGTCCGatttttgactggaaagtccGATTGATgaggggacctgacagtgtccagtTAGATCTACTGACCGGACGCCCAATGTCCGGTTACTTCGGGTGTGGGCGGTGAGGAGGAGCTGGGTCATaatctgctccagcccctgctcagccaggtcCGCCTCCTGCCTTCAtcgggcagctgcagctcccagccctagcTCCGCAGGCAAGTCCCTTCTGACGGGGAgagttgtggggtgggaggggaaaagcagcaagcaacagggaagggtgggagaggagtggatgggggtggggcctcaggggaagatgcggggcaggggaggttccGACACTCCTTATATtaccaagttggcaaccctatgctgTGTATATGTGTGGGGCTGGTACTGTGATTGGATATCCAGGGTGGATGTATCAGAGGGGAAGGGATGGGCCATTGCAGACTGGATGTTCTGATTGGTTGACTAGGGCCAGCGTGTTACCTTTGGTGCGGGACTTGTCCTGGTCCGATAGATGCTCGGTTCTTGTTTTAGTGATGAGCTCCACATTGCTGGCGCTGTAAACCTGCCAGGACATGGGGTGTGAATCAGctttcccagccccctcccccatgagcTACACCCCCGAGGGGTGAGCACCTTACGCTGCCATCCCAGACACCTGGGTCCCATTTGCTGGCTTGGTATCTCTAATACACGCAAGCATAGATGTGAGCACCTCCTCTTGCTCCTagatgcctgggtcccattccccttCCTGATCTCTCCTCCCTTGGAAAACTGTGAGGCCCCTACAGGCAAGGACTTCACACTGCCATACCACAGGTCTGGGTCCCATCCCGTCCCAGTCTTTCCCTCCCAGTTAAGGTTCCCATCCTGTGCACCCCCAGGATGGGGAACAGGGCATTACCTTGGCTTCATAGCCACTGATCACTTCCATCTTCTCCGAGCGCCAACCCCAGATCCCAGACTTATTCCTGCCAAGATGGAAATGGCCGGGTCAGATGCTGCATTCCCCTacttctgccccagcccaccctagacagacccctcccctcccccatatgcCCCAATGCCTGGCTGTGGCTCCCCCAGGCTCCCTCCAGTCAGGAGCTGCTCAAGCCCAGCTCTGTTCCTCCCTGGAGCCTCCTTTCAGTGCCCAGCTGTGAATAGAGCTGTTGCACAAGAGCTGCAGGCATGTGcatcccccagccctggctctgctcaCCAACCCCAAGGGCAGGCGTGGTACTGAAGGACAAGATGCTCAAGGAAAGGCCTGGTCATCCGCCAACCCTGCTCACTAGCATGAGCGGTCATACGAGGGCCTGTCACATGCACCTCCCCCCCTCACTGCTCACTAGTACACACGGTTATATGAGGGCCCGTCACACATGCAGATCCCCTGCCCTACTCACCATCACACACACAATCATATGAAAACTTATTACCTATATGGATCCCCTGCCCACTCATTAAGACACGCAGCCATACGAGGACCCACAGACCCACTCACTAACACACACTGTTGTGcctgtcacacacacagatcCCCTGTCCCGCTCACTAAAACATGTGGTCACATGAAGGCCTGTTGCATATACGGACTCCCCACACTTCTCATTCGCACAGGCAGCCATATGAGGACCCACTGCATATGAGGGCCAGTCGCACATGTGGACCCCTCTGCCCCGCTCACTAGCACACACACCATCATATGAAGGACTATTGCATAAATGAACCCTCTGCCCCTCATTAAGACACGCAGCCATACGAGAGCCCACCACACACGtggacccctgccccaccccactcagtGCACACGGTTGTGCCCATCACACACGCAGATCACCCACCCTGCTCACTAGCAGATCTGGTCATATGAAGTCCCATCGTACACATGGACCTCCTGCCCCTCTCACTAGCATACACAGTCATACAAGGGCCCGTCGTACATGAAgaccccccctgccccactgactagCACACACAATTGTGTCTGTCACACATGCAGATCCCCTGCCCCGCTTACTAGCACACACACCATCATATGAAGGACTATTGCATATACGAACCCCCTGCCTCCTCATTAAGACAGGCAGCCATACGAGGGCCCATCGCACACGCGGACCCTGACCCTCCCAACTCACTAGTGCACACAGTTGTGCCCGTCACACACACAGATCACCCACCCCGCTCACTAGCACATGTGGTCACATGAATCCCTGTTGCACATGCAGATTCTTCTGTCCCTGTCACTAGCATGTGCAGTTGTATGAGGATCCCCTGCCTATCTCACTAGTACGCATGGTCATTTAAGGGCCCATTGCACACACAGACCACCACTCCACCCCATGCTCACTAGCGCACACGGTCGTACAAGGGCCAATCACACATGTGAATCCCCTGCCCCGCTTACTAGCACACGCGGTCGTACAAGGGCCCATCACACACATatccagcccccaccccgctcaTCAGTTGTGATCACAAAAATGTCAGTCGTGCCAATCCCCGCCTCCCCACTGTCCACAGCCTCTAGCACAAGGGCCTCTCGTGCACAGCCACCTCACCCGCCACTTGTgcgcttctcatagactcataggctttaaggacagaagggaccattatgatcatctagtttaacctcctgcacaatgcaggccacacagtctcacccacccactcctgtaacaaacccctaacctatgtttgagttactgaagtcctcagatcatggtccaaagacctcaaagtgcagagaatcctccagcaagtgacccgttccccatgctgcagaggaaggtgaaaaacctccagggcctctgccaatcttccctggagaaaaattccttcccgaccccaaatatggcaatcagttaaaccctgagcatgtgggcaagactcatcagccagcatgctcctccttccctgccctccctcGTCAGTCACGTACTCCCCCGCCTCCCTCTTGTCTGTCCTCATACACCCTGCCTCTCACACTCGCCCCTCTCAGAGGCCTGCCCCTACGTGGTCAGCCTGCATGAATGCCCCCCACgtgtcctccccctcccaccccagctcaccgctCGAAGGCGATGTTCTTGGTGTCAAGGTGGGTGGAGACGATGGGTGAGGTCAGCCGGCTAGCCACGTGCTCCTCGGTGGGCTGCATGGCAGCCAGCATCAGCTCTGGCTCGTGCAGGGCCAGCGACAGCGTCTCCGTGTAGACCACCTGCTTGTCGTGATCCACCTCCATCACCACGGCACCCTCCTCTGGCCACAGGGAAAGGGGACACATCAGTGCCACAGTCCCACCCACCCCTGGCCAGGTTGGAGGTGCCATGGTGATGTTGCCTCAGCCTCCCTCCAGGATCACCTGGGACTCTAGGTGTGGGCGGACTGCTTCCCTGGCCCTTTCCAGCAGCCATATCCCAATGGAGTGCCAACTCCCATTGGCAGtgaccccattcccctccccagggctgggccagctggggtctcagccccatCTCTGGGAGCCCCTCGTGTTGGGGAGTGGAAAGGGGCCCAGCTCTACTACTTAGTCAGATCGGGGAGGTGCATCCTGCACAGGGCATTGAGGGGAAATAGGGCCCAATTCCCCCAGGGGCAGAGGAATGGGGTGGGGCCCGGAGTGGCTGGTGACATCTCTGACCTTCCCCCTTGAAGATATAGCTGCGCCGCCCACGCTGCCAGGTCATGTGCTCGAAGCCCAGCAGGGTGGTGTCGACCCGCAGGCTCTCGCCACGCTTCCACACCCGGTACACATCGCTCGGGCACACCTTGGAGACCAGGGGcactgtgggggagggacagagagTGAGCGGGGGAGGGGCATGGCAGCGTGGATAGCTGCACCCCACTGGGGAGGGTGTGGCCAGATGCCTGCAGTTCCTCCTCCCAGCCAGCAGGGGCTCCATTATGGTGCTGGGCTTAACATGGCCAGGCAGTGCTCCcattcccccaaacccccacgcCAGGGCCCAGCTCTGAGAAAGGGAGGCACTAGCTGCTGGCAGATCAGGGTAGTGGCTGGGTGGGGACAATGACCAGGGAGATCTAGTCTCCCCCCCTCCATATAGCCGGATATCCCTGGTCTCTgacactgaggaaggagattGGGGGTATCCTCCTGCAAACCCCCCCTTGGGAGCCCCCAGGGACAGACTCACCCCAGCTGGTGAACTCCCACTTCATCTCCACATAGAAATCAGGGGCCTGGAAGAGAGGAGACAGCAAAGGGATGAGATCAGGCATTCCCAGCAGAGATCGGGGTGGGGGAGATCAGGGTCTGCAGGAAGGGGGCAATCCCTGAAGAGACGGGTCTGAGAGATCATGGGAGATTCcctggagggatggggggagatcAGAAGGGGGGGGATTCCCTGAAGTGATCAgattggggaggagcaggggaagaGAGATCTGGACTTGGAGAGGAGGAGAGATCCCTCCCTGATTGGGGGTAGGGGATAAGAACAGGATCCCAGGGGAAGTGAGGGGATCCCTGCAGAGATCCTGAGGGACAGATCTCAAGCTGGGAAATCCCTAGGGCTGGGTGAGATCCCAAGTGTGCTCCTGTCCAAGATCCTGGGGGATCCCAATGTATCTCCCACTGTGGGCGCCTAGGGCTTAGCTCTCAGGGAGCACCTAGGGgccagcagggcaggggtgccagGGGGCTGGGGTCCGGGGGGGGTCATCTGTACCCCAGGGTAGGAATGCCAGGCGGCTGGGGCCCCAGGGGGGAGTTTGTACCCCAGGCAAAGGTACCAGGGGGCTGCAGTCCTGGGGTGCGTTTGTACTCCAGGGcaaggctggcagggggctgaggtccCTGGGGGGGCTGAACCACAGGGCGGGGGtaccagagggctgggggtggggggtgtctgcATCCTAGGGCAGGGGTGCCagggggctggggtcccaggggtgtgtgtctgtACCCCACGGCGGGGGTTCCagggggctggggtcccagggATGTGTGTCTGAACCCCAGGGCAAAGCTGGCAGGGCACTGGAGTCCCAAGGGGTCCGTACCCCAGGGTGTGAGTCCTGGGGGGGTCTGTACCCCAGGGCAAGAATGCTGGGGTCTGGGCTTCCAGGGAGGTTTGCACCCCAGGGAGAGGATGCCAGGGGAGTTGGGATTCCGGGGGGGTCTGTACCCCAGGGcaaggctggcagggggctgaggtccCAGGGGGTCTGTACCCCAGGGCGAGGATGCCATGGGGCTGGGGtcctgtgtgtgtatgtctgtacCCCAGGGTGGGGATGCGAGGGGGCTGGGatctggggagaaggggggggtctGTACCCGAGGCCAAGGCTGGTTGGGGGCACACACACTGACCTTGCGCAGTTTGTTGAGCAGCTCGGGGATGCCAGCCAGGCGGTTGGTGGCACGCTGGTAGTCACGGTATTGGAGCACCAGCTGCACCATCTCAGGGTCCCCGGTGCTGACGGCCTCTTGCAGGACTGGGGGAGCGGCAGAGAGGGAGCAACACAGAGCCATCAGGTGTAGGGCACTGCCTGTCCCCTCTATGCACTGGCACCCAagccagctccctcccctgcacacaccccgGGCAAGGCCAGCACCAACCTGTTGCCCTGGGCATGCAAAGCCAGGTACCCAATGGCACAACACAGGGCCCTCTCGCCAGGTCTGAATCCTGGGTCCATGGACACCAGCCCCCTGGAGCATGGCAGAGGGGAGGCTGAGACCTCCAGGAGCTAGTGGGGGAGATATTCCGTGCCATAGGGCAGGAACCAAGGGGCTGGCACCAGAGCTGCCCGACTCCCCATAACTGCCCCCCAACTCCTCatacctgccctcccccagctccgTGTGCTCCCCCCACCAGTACCTGTCCAGCCATTGGCATTCTCCCTGCCCACGTTGGCGTTGTGCCGCAGCAGCACCCGGGCCGACTCGAGATTGCCCAGTGACACAGCCAGCTCCAGAGGTGTGCGGCCCCGTGGGTCGATCAACTCGATATCATGCTGAACGGGAACTGTGGGGTTAACAGCTGTACACCCCCCAAACCCCAACGGGCTAAACTAgggccccagctgtgccactgccgtCCTGGAGGCCTGGATCCCATTCCCCATCCTGAGCTCTGGCCTCTCTGCCGGGGCTGGAAGCTGTTGGGCCTCTATACTTGCCAtcctggactcctgggtcccattctgcctgctcccttcctccccaagaGGACTCTcctgcccagctcctcagcctcacTCATGCAAAGGTGCCCCTCCCATGGCAGCGAGGGGACGTGGGGGGGCCTtgtcctgcctccttcccctacGGCCCCTCCCAACTTGTCAAACTCCTGACTGTGGTTGTAGTGGGCTGCGGGCAGAGATGGGATCATGGGGGGCGCTgagggcaggggatgtgggttTATGCCGTGATCACTCTCCAGACCCTAGTGGTGGTTGGAGAGGAGAGATAAGGGGCTGGGAGGGCTATGGAATGGGGTTGATCCCACATCTGCCCTGTGAGCAGATCACACTCCAGTGCCTGGTACTGGCTGGGGAACGTGGGGACCTGGTGAGAGTGATcagggcaggtgagagctgaTTAGGAaataagggctggggctgcctgGATGCAGTTTGCTCTCCAGCACCTGGTGCCATTTGGAGTGAtgctggggtgaggcagggcgggggggctgcTGGAGGGAAAGAGGAACCAGGGTGACCTGGGGTGGGGTGCACCTGGTGGGGTGGGTGCTGGCTAGAGGTGTCAGGTGGAGGAATGGAGGATGGGGGTACCAGGGTCAGGGTACATAGTGGGGCGATGCTGGGCGTAGGGGATACTGGATGGAGGAGTGGGATTAAGAGGGTACCTGGTGCAGGTACTGGGGGGGGGGTACCAGAAGGAGAGGGATAGAGAGTACCTAGTGAGGGTACCAGAGTGGAAAGGATGGAAGATAGGGGTCCTGGTGTGGGGTACCAGGTGAAGGGATGAAGGCTACTCAGAGGGGTGAATAGAGAGGGTATCAGGGTGAGGTGGGGGTACCAGAGTGGAGAAATGGAGAATGGGGATCCAGGGTAGAGGAATGGGGATTGGGGGGTACCTGGGTTTAGTAGATACCCAGTGGGGGGATGTGGGGATAGGGGACCCCTGGAGAGTGGTGATGCAGGGTTAGTGAGATGCTGGATTGAGGTTCAGGAATGGGGAATACCTGGTGTAGGAATAGGAGTTGGGGGGGGTGCCAGAGTAGGATATCCCAGGTGGGTTACAGGGTACCTATAGTGGGGATTCCTGATGAGGTGGGGGAGGTCCCAGGGGAGGGGTGTGCCCAGTAGAGTGGAGGTCCTGGGAGGGGTTAGTGGGTCCTTGTGGTGGGGCTACCcatggggggtggagtgggggccccAGGGTGGAGGTTAGGAGGGTCCTCACAGTGTAGAGTCCTAAGTGTGCCTGGTGGGTTAAGAGGTCCTGAGGGGTGCCTGGTGGTGTTAGGGGGTCCCAGAAGTGCCTAATGGGTGGGGTTCCCCAGAGGGTCCCGGAGTGGCTGCAGCACAGTAGGGATGCCCAGGGAAGTGGGCAATTCTGGGGGGTCCCATGAGTATAGGGGTTGCCAGGTGACCAGTACCCAGCAGATTTGCTGGGACGGGGGTCAGTGGAGTGAGGAGTGCCTAGCAGGGTGGAGGTCCTGGGGTGGAAAATGCTAGGAGGTTAAGGCATGGCTGGTGCCTGATGGGGTGGAGAATGTTAAGGGGTCCCAGGCTTTGGGTGGGGGTTGCTGGAGAGTTAaggagtcacccagcaggatGGGGGTGCCCAGTGTGTTGCCCGGGGTGGCTGGCAGGGTagtgggagctggggtgaggggttctgggggtgccACAATGGGATGGGGGGTCTGGGAGTTTAGGGGATTTCCATGGTGcttggcagggtgtgtgtggggtccTAAGAATGACAAGTAGGATGTTGGGGTGGGGGTATCCCAGGATGTCCTGGGGTGCCCA carries:
- the ANKRD13D gene encoding ankyrin repeat domain-containing protein 13D isoform X1; amino-acid sequence: MARAGDAFPLHLLAWHNRHQALESELRTGQHDIELIDPRGRTPLELAVSLGNLESARVLLRHNANVGRENANGWTVLQEAVSTGDPEMVQLVLQYRDYQRATNRLAGIPELLNKLRKAPDFYVEMKWEFTSWVPLVSKVCPSDVYRVWKRGESLRVDTTLLGFEHMTWQRGRRSYIFKGEEEGAVVMEVDHDKQVVYTETLSLALHEPELMLAAMQPTEEHVASRLTSPIVSTHLDTKNIAFERNKSGIWGWRSEKMEVISGYEAKVYSASNVELITKTRTEHLSDQDKSRTKGSKTPFQSFLGIAQQHASHNGAPVLQSATLTNPTAITPEEYFDPSFNLEARNIGRPIEMSSKVQRFKATLWLCEDHPLSLVEQVTPIIDLMAISNAHFAKLRDFITLKLPPGFPVKIEIPLFHVLNARITFSNLCGCDESLSSVRVCGPAPSSSPGDAREPAAGAEAPPSPKVFPFPCEVDSIVFEVPQGYAMLGAGRNEPMRDEDDDLLQFAIQQSLLDAGTETDQVTIWEALTNTRPGSNPPSYDEELQLERAIQESMFLQSGQGLAATESGDGGNSDNSIIPPEDSLAPSTNGSSSSALPPPAYPSFDEQLRLAMELSSREQEEQERRRREEDEELQRILQLSLTEK
- the ANKRD13D gene encoding ankyrin repeat domain-containing protein 13D isoform X2, producing MVQLVLQYRDYQRATNRLAGIPELLNKLRKAPDFYVEMKWEFTSWVPLVSKVCPSDVYRVWKRGESLRVDTTLLGFEHMTWQRGRRSYIFKGEEEGAVVMEVDHDKQVVYTETLSLALHEPELMLAAMQPTEEHVASRLTSPIVSTHLDTKNIAFERNKSGIWGWRSEKMEVISGYEAKVYSASNVELITKTRTEHLSDQDKSRTKGSKTPFQSFLGIAQQHASHNGAPVLQSATLTNPTAITPEEYFDPSFNLEARNIGRPIEMSSKVQRFKATLWLCEDHPLSLVEQVTPIIDLMAISNAHFAKLRDFITLKLPPGFPVKIEIPLFHVLNARITFSNLCGCDESLSSVRVCGPAPSSSPGDAREPAAGAEAPPSPKVFPFPCEVDSIVFEVPQGYAMLGAGRNEPMRDEDDDLLQFAIQQSLLDAGTETDQVTIWEALTNTRPGSNPPSYDEELQLERAIQESMFLQSGQGLAATESGDGGNSDNSIIPPEDSLAPSTNGSSSSALPPPAYPSFDEQLRLAMELSSREQEEQERRRREEDEELQRILQLSLTEK